A genomic stretch from Roseovarius nanhaiticus includes:
- a CDS encoding GNAT family N-acetyltransferase yields MIVRDAERGDIAPMMGIWNPQIRETSITFTTIEKTEAMLEDELAACAAEGRAFLVAEEAGAVIGLATWFAFRKGPGYAHSAEHTVVLAPQAQGRGAGRLLMRAIEDHARAAGVHVLVAGVTGENSRGIAFHRALGFDEVGRMPQVGRKFRRWMDLVLLQKIL; encoded by the coding sequence ATGATTGTCCGGGATGCGGAGCGGGGCGATATCGCCCCGATGATGGGCATCTGGAATCCTCAGATCCGCGAGACATCGATTACCTTCACAACCATTGAGAAAACCGAGGCAATGCTGGAGGACGAGCTGGCGGCTTGCGCTGCCGAGGGTCGCGCCTTTTTGGTGGCCGAGGAGGCGGGCGCCGTGATCGGTCTGGCGACGTGGTTCGCCTTTCGCAAGGGGCCCGGCTACGCCCATTCGGCCGAGCATACGGTGGTCTTGGCGCCGCAGGCGCAGGGGCGCGGGGCCGGGCGCCTTTTGATGCGCGCGATCGAGGATCATGCGCGCGCGGCTGGCGTGCATGTTCTGGTCGCGGGCGTGACCGGCGAGAATTCCCGCGGGATCGCCTTTCACCGCGCGCTCGGGTTTGACGAGGTGGGGCGCATGCCGCAGGTGGGCCGGAAATTCAGGCGCTGGATGGATCTGGTGCTCTTGCAGAAGATCCTCTGA
- a CDS encoding molecular chaperone DjiA: MSLWTRITEAVSALASGEGLSHVFERLRTPPERRVAFAIAVIALGAKMAKADGQVTRGEVSAFREVFQIAQDDEAGAARVFNLARQDVAGFEEYAARIKAMFGDQTGALSDLLEGLFHIAMADGKYHPDENLFLERVAEIFEVPEPEFRQMRCRFVPDAEPDPYQVLGASPDDSLDVLRKRHREMVRASHPDRMVARGVPKEAMRLAEKRMTDINRAWDQIQAERGA; encoded by the coding sequence ATGTCGCTCTGGACCCGCATAACCGAAGCCGTGTCGGCCCTCGCCAGTGGCGAGGGTTTGAGCCATGTGTTCGAGCGGCTTCGCACCCCGCCTGAGCGGCGCGTGGCCTTCGCCATTGCCGTAATTGCGCTGGGCGCAAAGATGGCCAAGGCGGACGGGCAGGTGACGCGCGGCGAGGTGTCGGCCTTTCGCGAGGTGTTCCAGATCGCGCAGGATGACGAAGCGGGCGCGGCGCGCGTGTTCAACCTGGCCCGGCAGGACGTGGCGGGGTTCGAGGAATATGCCGCGCGCATCAAGGCGATGTTCGGCGATCAGACCGGTGCGCTGAGTGACCTTCTGGAGGGGCTGTTTCATATCGCCATGGCGGACGGAAAGTATCATCCGGACGAGAATCTGTTTCTTGAAAGGGTGGCAGAGATATTCGAAGTGCCGGAGCCGGAATTTCGGCAGATGCGCTGTCGGTTCGTGCCGGATGCGGAGCCTGATCCCTATCAGGTTCTGGGTGCGTCGCCGGATGACAGTCTGGATGTTCTACGGAAACGCCACCGCGAAATGGTCCGTGCGTCGCATCCCGACCGGATGGTCGCACGCGGCGTGCCGAAAGAGGCGATGCGCCTCGCCGAGAAGCGTATGACCGACATCAATCGCGCTTGGGACCAGATCCAGGCCGAGCGGGGCGCCTGA